In a genomic window of Leisingera caerulea DSM 24564:
- a CDS encoding YgdI/YgdR family lipoprotein yields MKTGKFLGLLAAGSLFLAGCVSPEVVTTNNIDDASLTCDEIKTQMGQLDEIRAEAKKGKTASGANVAAAILFWPAVIGNYSNANEAMNAANKRHEVLVALAKKKRCKF; encoded by the coding sequence ATGAAAACTGGAAAATTCCTTGGCCTGCTGGCCGCTGGTTCGCTGTTCCTGGCCGGCTGCGTGTCTCCTGAGGTTGTGACCACCAACAACATCGACGATGCCTCGCTGACCTGCGACGAGATCAAGACCCAGATGGGCCAGCTGGACGAGATCCGCGCCGAGGCCAAGAAAGGCAAGACCGCATCCGGCGCCAATGTGGCGGCGGCGATCCTGTTCTGGCCGGCGGTTATCGGCAATTACTCCAACGCAAACGAGGCCATGAACGCGGCAAACAAGCGCCATGAAGTGCTGGTTGCTCTGGCCAAGAAAAAGCGCTGCAAGTTCTGA
- a CDS encoding GNAT family N-acetyltransferase, whose protein sequence is MTTDPRYYAVTEATWPPASVRALGPVTLREGQGGGSRVSAATVSGPVTEAQIAAAEEAMRAVGQDSLFMIRDGEADLDALLEARGYAVKDPVNLWTCPAERLTDSPVPRVTAFCVWEPLAIQREIWEQAGIGPERLAVMQRVQGPKTGLLGRHRDKPAGAGFVAVHDGVAMVHALEILPHQRRAGMGGWMMRQAAFWALENGASELAVLCTKRNEGANGLYASLGMDCTGQYHYRILKEGD, encoded by the coding sequence GTGACCACCGACCCCCGGTATTACGCTGTGACAGAGGCGACCTGGCCGCCCGCCTCGGTGCGCGCGCTTGGCCCCGTGACCCTGCGAGAGGGGCAGGGCGGCGGCAGCCGGGTGTCGGCGGCAACGGTCTCCGGCCCGGTTACAGAAGCGCAGATCGCAGCGGCGGAAGAGGCGATGCGCGCCGTGGGGCAGGACAGTTTGTTCATGATCCGCGACGGCGAGGCGGATCTGGACGCGCTGCTGGAGGCCCGCGGCTATGCGGTGAAGGATCCGGTCAATTTGTGGACCTGCCCGGCGGAACGGCTGACGGATTCTCCGGTGCCGCGCGTCACCGCTTTTTGCGTCTGGGAGCCGCTGGCGATCCAGCGCGAGATCTGGGAGCAGGCGGGCATCGGACCGGAGCGTCTGGCGGTGATGCAGCGGGTGCAGGGGCCCAAGACAGGGCTGCTGGGACGCCACAGGGACAAACCCGCGGGCGCAGGCTTTGTGGCTGTTCATGACGGGGTGGCGATGGTGCATGCGCTGGAGATTCTGCCGCATCAGCGCCGGGCCGGCATGGGCGGCTGGATGATGCGCCAGGCCGCGTTCTGGGCGCTGGAAAACGGCGCCAGCGAGCTGGCGGTGCTCTGTACGAAACGTAATGAAGGCGCAAACGGGCTTTATGCTTCCCTCGGGATGGATTGCACCGGACAGTACCACTACCGGATTTTGAAGGAAGGCGATTGA
- the map gene encoding type I methionyl aminopeptidase — protein MRSKDGRTTKDGIRIHEPGDFAGMHKAGALAARILDDIAAHVVPGQTTGELDRLITRMVEDAGATSATIGYKGYQHASCISVNHVVCHGIPGDKKLKDGDILNIDVTVIVDGWFGDTSRMFVAGKLSRKAERLIQVTHDSLMKGIEAVKPGNTFGDIGHAIQTYAESQRMSVVRDFCGHGLGQVFHAPPNVLHYGRPGTGPVLEEGMFFTIEPMINLGRPETKILADEWTAVTRDKSLSAQFEHSIGVTADGAEIFTLSPAGKFHPTYG, from the coding sequence ATGAGATCGAAAGACGGCCGCACAACCAAGGACGGCATCCGCATTCATGAGCCCGGCGATTTTGCCGGCATGCACAAGGCGGGGGCGCTTGCCGCGCGCATTCTGGATGACATCGCGGCCCATGTGGTTCCCGGTCAAACCACCGGCGAACTGGACCGCCTGATCACCCGGATGGTTGAGGACGCGGGCGCCACCTCGGCGACTATCGGATACAAAGGGTATCAGCACGCCAGCTGCATCTCGGTAAACCACGTGGTCTGCCACGGCATTCCCGGCGACAAGAAGCTGAAGGATGGCGATATCCTGAACATCGACGTGACCGTGATTGTCGACGGCTGGTTCGGCGACACCTCGCGGATGTTCGTGGCGGGCAAACTCAGCCGCAAGGCGGAGCGGCTGATCCAGGTCACCCATGATTCGCTGATGAAGGGGATCGAGGCGGTGAAGCCCGGCAATACCTTCGGCGACATCGGCCACGCAATCCAGACCTATGCCGAAAGCCAGCGGATGAGCGTGGTGCGCGACTTCTGCGGCCACGGCCTGGGCCAGGTGTTCCATGCCCCGCCCAACGTGCTGCACTATGGCCGCCCCGGCACCGGCCCGGTGCTGGAGGAAGGCATGTTCTTTACCATCGAGCCTATGATCAACCTGGGCCGCCCGGAAACCAAGATCCTGGCCGACGAGTGGACCGCCGTGACCCGTGACAAGTCGCTGTCGGCGCAGTTCGAGCATTCGATCGGGGTAACTGCTGACGGGGCGGAGATTTTCACCCTGTCTCCGGCCGGGAAATTCCACCCGACCTACGGGTAA
- a CDS encoding mechanosensitive ion channel family protein yields MESINSLMETEIYDGKSLSDLVTLEFLAELLGSVVAAVVILLAGFIVANWVKRRIVALGDTHASLDVTLFHFLGNLARYTILAFAVLFVLNTFGVQTTSIIAAIGAAGLAIGLAMQGALSNVAAGVMLILFRPFKLGDFIEVDGEMGTVKDINLNNTVIASLSNLKVIIPNSEVWGNTITNYSSFDTRRAEWTFGVGYGADLAVAERVIRETIMSDSRSHSDPEPFIQVNALNSSSVDFLVRVWVDAAEYFQYQADMKRKVKEALDAAGVDIPFPTRTIVHAEPDAQKDEASKAA; encoded by the coding sequence ATGGAGAGTATCAACAGCCTGATGGAGACCGAGATTTACGATGGAAAGTCACTGTCCGACCTGGTGACGCTGGAGTTCCTGGCCGAGCTGCTGGGCAGCGTTGTTGCCGCAGTTGTCATCCTGCTGGCGGGATTCATCGTGGCAAACTGGGTCAAGCGCCGGATTGTGGCCCTGGGCGATACCCATGCGAGCCTTGACGTTACCCTGTTTCACTTTCTGGGAAATCTGGCACGCTATACAATTCTAGCCTTTGCGGTGCTGTTTGTCCTGAACACCTTTGGTGTCCAGACGACCTCGATCATCGCAGCCATCGGTGCTGCCGGCCTGGCGATCGGCTTGGCCATGCAGGGGGCGCTGTCGAACGTTGCCGCGGGCGTGATGCTGATCCTGTTCCGCCCCTTCAAGCTGGGCGATTTCATCGAAGTGGACGGCGAGATGGGCACGGTCAAGGACATCAACCTGAACAACACGGTTATTGCCAGCCTCAGCAATCTGAAGGTGATCATTCCCAACTCCGAGGTTTGGGGCAACACCATTACCAATTACTCTTCCTTCGATACCCGCCGCGCCGAGTGGACGTTTGGCGTCGGCTATGGCGCCGATCTGGCGGTGGCGGAGCGGGTGATCCGCGAAACCATCATGAGCGACAGCCGCTCGCACAGCGATCCGGAGCCGTTCATTCAGGTTAATGCACTAAACAGCAGTTCGGTTGATTTCCTGGTGCGCGTCTGGGTCGATGCCGCCGAGTACTTCCAGTATCAGGCCGACATGAAGCGCAAGGTGAAAGAGGCGCTGGACGCGGCCGGGGTCGATATTCCGTTCCCGACCCGCACCATCGTGCACGCCGAACCGGACGCGCAGAAGGACGAGGCCAGCAAGGCCGCCTGA
- a CDS encoding competence/damage-inducible protein A has protein sequence MANPTAAMLVIGDEILSGRTRDANMHYLAGELAKHGIDLKEVRIVSDDKAAIITAVKALAGVYDHVFTSGGIGPTHDDITADCIAKAFGAHLDVRDDARAILQAHYDTQGLEMNEARLRMARIPDGAELIDNPVSAAPGFTLGNVHVMAGVPMIFQAMVASVIPKLTGGQPMLSQTLRVMRGEGEIAGPLRLLAEGYEDLSVGCYPFQKDGVFGANVVIRGTDGARIDAAMTELAKELEQ, from the coding sequence ATGGCCAATCCGACGGCTGCCATGCTGGTGATCGGAGATGAAATCCTGTCGGGCCGCACTCGCGATGCCAACATGCATTACCTGGCCGGTGAACTGGCCAAGCATGGCATCGACCTGAAGGAAGTCCGCATCGTCAGCGATGATAAGGCGGCGATTATCACCGCGGTCAAGGCGCTGGCCGGGGTCTATGATCATGTCTTCACCAGCGGCGGCATCGGGCCAACCCATGATGACATCACTGCCGACTGCATCGCAAAGGCCTTTGGCGCGCATCTGGACGTGCGCGACGATGCCCGCGCGATCCTGCAGGCGCATTACGACACGCAAGGGCTGGAAATGAACGAGGCCCGGCTGCGCATGGCGCGGATTCCGGATGGCGCTGAGCTGATCGACAATCCGGTCTCTGCGGCGCCGGGGTTCACCCTTGGCAATGTGCATGTGATGGCCGGTGTGCCGATGATCTTTCAGGCGATGGTGGCCAGTGTGATCCCAAAGCTTACCGGCGGTCAGCCGATGCTGTCGCAGACCCTGCGGGTGATGCGCGGCGAGGGCGAGATTGCAGGGCCGCTGCGTCTGCTGGCTGAGGGTTATGAGGATTTGTCGGTCGGCTGCTACCCGTTTCAAAAGGACGGCGTGTTCGGCGCCAACGTGGTGATCCGCGGCACCGACGGCGCACGGATCGATGCGGCAATGACTGAGCTGGCAAAGGAGCTGGAGCAGTGA
- the sfsA gene encoding DNA/RNA nuclease SfsA: protein MRFETPLIPAVLIRRYKRFLADCRLEDGQEVTAHCANPGSMMGLAEPGMKIWLEPNDDPKKKLKYGWRLVEHEGGHFTGVDTSVPNRALRAALENGDVAELAAYKSVRAEVKYGENSRIDFLLSQDGLPDCYVEVKSVTLSRQPGLAEFPDSVTARGTKHLGELANMAAQGHRAVMLYLVQRTDCDRFRLAADIDPAYADAFASAHAAGVERLVLGTKISPAGVEAGAPIAAAE, encoded by the coding sequence ATGCGCTTTGAAACCCCTCTGATCCCCGCCGTGCTGATCCGCCGCTACAAACGCTTCCTCGCCGATTGCCGGCTGGAGGACGGGCAGGAGGTCACAGCCCATTGCGCCAACCCCGGCAGCATGATGGGGCTGGCGGAGCCGGGCATGAAAATCTGGCTGGAGCCCAACGACGATCCGAAGAAAAAGCTGAAATACGGCTGGCGGCTGGTGGAGCATGAGGGCGGCCACTTTACCGGCGTCGACACCTCGGTCCCGAACCGTGCCCTGCGCGCCGCGCTGGAAAACGGGGACGTCGCGGAGCTTGCGGCCTACAAATCCGTGCGTGCAGAAGTGAAATACGGTGAGAACAGCCGCATCGACTTTCTGCTGAGCCAGGACGGCCTGCCGGATTGCTATGTCGAGGTGAAAAGCGTGACGCTCTCGCGCCAGCCGGGGCTGGCGGAGTTCCCCGACAGCGTCACCGCACGCGGCACTAAGCACTTGGGCGAACTGGCAAACATGGCGGCACAGGGCCACCGGGCTGTGATGCTGTATCTGGTGCAGCGCACCGATTGCGATCGGTTCCGGCTGGCCGCGGATATCGACCCGGCCTATGCAGATGCCTTTGCCAGCGCTCACGCCGCGGGGGTAGAGCGGCTGGTATTGGGCACGAAGATCTCACCTGCGGGGGTTGAGGCAGGCGCCCCCATCGCCGCCGCGGAGTAA
- a CDS encoding NAD(P)/FAD-dependent oxidoreductase, which yields MSHIVVIGAGQAGASLVAKLRKDGFEGEITLIGAEAALPYQRPPLSKAYLLGEMEVERLFLRPESFYADNNITLKLGQRVTAIDPAAKTVSLGDEVIAYDQLALTTGSDPRRLPAAIGGDLDGVFVVRGLTDVDAMAPHVTEGKRALIVGGGYIGLEAAAVCAKRGVQVTLLEMADRILQRVAAPQTSDFFRELHTSHGVDIRESTGLERLEGEGGKVARAVLSGGEVLEVDFVVVGVGITPCSQLAEMAGLELDNGIKVDAQGRTSVASIWAAGDCASFPFQGNRIRLESVPNAIDQAEVVAQNMLGSEKDYIATPWFWSDQYDVKLQIAGLNTGYDNVVTRQGDGRQVSFWYFAGDRLVAVDAMNDPRAYMVAKRLIDMGKTADKTVVADPSADLKPLLKA from the coding sequence ATGTCCCACATCGTCGTGATTGGAGCGGGGCAGGCGGGGGCCTCGCTGGTGGCAAAGCTGCGCAAAGACGGGTTCGAGGGGGAGATTACCCTGATCGGCGCGGAAGCAGCGCTGCCCTATCAGCGCCCGCCGCTGTCCAAAGCCTATCTGCTGGGCGAGATGGAAGTGGAGCGGCTGTTCCTGCGCCCCGAGAGCTTTTATGCCGACAACAACATCACCCTGAAGCTGGGCCAGCGGGTCACCGCCATTGATCCGGCGGCCAAGACCGTTTCGCTGGGGGATGAGGTGATCGCCTATGACCAGCTGGCGCTGACCACCGGCTCCGACCCGCGCCGCCTGCCGGCGGCGATCGGCGGCGATCTGGACGGCGTCTTTGTGGTGCGGGGCCTGACGGACGTCGATGCGATGGCGCCGCATGTGACCGAAGGCAAGCGCGCGCTGATCGTCGGCGGCGGCTACATCGGGCTGGAGGCGGCTGCGGTCTGCGCCAAGCGCGGAGTGCAGGTCACCCTGCTCGAGATGGCAGACCGCATCCTGCAGCGCGTCGCAGCGCCGCAAACGTCGGACTTCTTCCGCGAGCTTCACACCTCTCATGGTGTCGATATCCGCGAGAGCACCGGCCTGGAGCGGCTGGAAGGTGAGGGCGGCAAGGTGGCCCGCGCGGTGCTGAGCGGCGGCGAGGTGCTGGAGGTGGATTTTGTCGTTGTGGGCGTCGGCATCACCCCGTGTTCGCAACTGGCGGAGATGGCCGGTCTGGAGCTGGACAACGGCATCAAGGTGGACGCGCAAGGGCGCACCTCGGTTGCGTCCATCTGGGCGGCGGGCGATTGCGCCTCCTTCCCGTTCCAGGGCAACCGCATCCGTCTGGAAAGCGTGCCCAACGCTATCGACCAGGCCGAGGTTGTGGCGCAGAACATGCTGGGGTCGGAAAAGGACTACATCGCGACGCCGTGGTTCTGGTCGGATCAATACGACGTCAAGCTGCAGATCGCGGGCCTCAACACCGGCTATGACAACGTGGTCACCCGCCAGGGCGACGGCCGGCAGGTCTCGTTCTGGTATTTTGCCGGCGACCGGCTGGTCGCGGTCGACGCGATGAACGATCCGCGCGCCTATATGGTGGCCAAGCGGCTTATCGACATGGGCAAGACCGCGGACAAGACCGTGGTTGCCGATCCCTCTGCCGATCTGAAGCCGCTGCTGAAGGCGTGA
- a CDS encoding peroxiredoxin, translating into MISVGDQLPDAVLTRIGDDGPEQVQLSSKLKGRKVVIFAVPGAFTSTCHSAHVPSFIRTKDQFAAKGVDEIICLAGNDPFVMSIWGDNTGATDAGITMLSDAECTFTEAVGMRFDAPPAGLIGRSLRYAMLVEDGEVKILNKEENPGQCELSAGEGLLESMG; encoded by the coding sequence ATGATTTCTGTTGGAGACCAGCTGCCCGACGCCGTGCTGACGCGGATCGGAGACGACGGGCCGGAGCAAGTTCAGCTGTCAAGCAAGCTGAAGGGGCGGAAAGTGGTGATCTTTGCGGTTCCCGGCGCCTTTACCAGCACCTGCCATTCCGCTCATGTGCCCAGCTTTATCCGCACCAAGGACCAGTTTGCCGCCAAAGGCGTCGATGAAATCATCTGCCTGGCCGGCAATGACCCGTTCGTGATGTCGATCTGGGGCGACAACACCGGCGCCACCGATGCCGGGATCACCATGCTGTCGGACGCCGAGTGCACCTTTACCGAGGCGGTCGGCATGCGCTTCGATGCGCCTCCCGCCGGCTTGATCGGCCGCTCTCTGCGCTATGCGATGCTGGTGGAAGATGGCGAAGTGAAGATCCTCAACAAGGAAGAAAACCCCGGCCAGTGCGAGCTTTCAGCAGGCGAAGGCTTGCTGGAGTCGATGGGCTGA
- a CDS encoding peroxidase-related enzyme (This protein belongs to a clade of uncharacterized proteins related to peroxidases such as the alkylhydroperoxidase AhpD.) produces MTDQTQPTALDLPMADPLPPETQKYFDICQEKLGMVPNVLKANAFDIDKLNAFTGMYNDLMLADSGLSKLEREMIAVVVSSINRCFYCLVAHGAAVRQLSGDPQLGEMLVMNYRVAPLDARQRAMLDFAAKMTTASAEIEEADRQGLRAAGFSDRDIWDIANVTGFFNMSNRVASATAMVPNPEYHSQCR; encoded by the coding sequence ATGACTGATCAGACCCAGCCCACAGCCCTTGACCTGCCGATGGCGGACCCGCTGCCACCGGAGACGCAGAAGTATTTCGACATCTGCCAGGAAAAGCTGGGTATGGTGCCCAATGTGCTGAAAGCCAATGCGTTCGACATTGATAAGCTGAATGCCTTTACCGGCATGTACAACGACCTGATGCTGGCGGACAGTGGTCTCAGCAAGCTGGAGCGGGAGATGATCGCGGTGGTGGTCTCCTCGATCAACCGCTGTTTCTATTGCCTGGTGGCGCATGGCGCGGCGGTGCGGCAGCTGTCGGGCGATCCGCAGCTGGGCGAGATGCTGGTGATGAACTACCGGGTGGCGCCGCTGGATGCACGGCAGCGGGCGATGCTGGATTTTGCCGCCAAGATGACCACGGCCAGCGCGGAGATCGAAGAGGCGGACCGCCAGGGCCTGCGCGCTGCCGGTTTCAGCGACCGGGATATCTGGGACATCGCCAACGTCACCGGCTTTTTCAACATGTCGAACCGGGTGGCCAGCGCGACGGCCATGGTGCCCAATCCGGAATACCACAGCCAGTGCCGCTAA
- a CDS encoding OmpA family protein, which translates to MIALAGFAAAVLLAAGAGAVEMTLPSGAAGVSERATALGVYQLPVGSEASDEVPSQRFEGRILRRTWRLEGGSTVLEILAPMREQLLAQGYEVVFDCAARDCGGFGFRFGIEVVPAPDMMVDISRYHFLSAAKGDQAVSILVSRAGGTAYVQMITVQPPDAATPEVKPAAEAPAPVRPVELAKVLEVRGHAVLPDLVFESGSTRLREGQYSSLKQLAGFLAANPQYRLLLVGHTDMVGSQQQNAGISERRAQSVRERMIEAYKADGGRIDVAGAGYLAPIASNLIPEGREANRRVEAVLLAP; encoded by the coding sequence CTGATTGCTTTGGCTGGCTTCGCCGCGGCGGTGCTGCTGGCGGCGGGGGCCGGGGCGGTGGAGATGACCCTGCCTTCCGGGGCGGCCGGGGTTTCCGAAAGGGCCACGGCGCTGGGTGTTTACCAGCTTCCGGTGGGCTCTGAGGCCTCGGATGAGGTGCCGTCGCAGAGGTTCGAGGGCCGGATCTTGCGCCGAACCTGGCGGTTGGAGGGTGGCAGCACGGTACTGGAGATCCTGGCGCCGATGCGGGAGCAGCTGCTGGCGCAGGGCTATGAGGTTGTGTTCGATTGCGCGGCACGGGATTGCGGCGGCTTCGGCTTCCGTTTCGGGATCGAGGTGGTGCCTGCGCCGGACATGATGGTGGATATCTCCCGTTATCACTTCCTGTCGGCAGCCAAGGGCGATCAGGCGGTCTCGATCCTGGTGTCGCGGGCAGGCGGCACGGCCTATGTGCAAATGATCACCGTGCAGCCGCCTGATGCGGCAACACCAGAGGTTAAGCCCGCCGCAGAGGCGCCGGCCCCGGTGCGTCCGGTAGAGCTGGCCAAGGTGCTGGAGGTCCGCGGCCACGCAGTGCTGCCCGATCTGGTGTTCGAAAGCGGCTCCACCCGGCTGCGGGAGGGGCAGTATAGCAGCCTGAAGCAGCTGGCGGGCTTTCTGGCCGCCAATCCGCAATACCGGCTGCTGCTGGTAGGCCATACCGACATGGTCGGCTCCCAGCAGCAGAATGCCGGCATTTCCGAGCGCCGGGCGCAGTCGGTAAGGGAGCGGATGATTGAGGCCTACAAGGCCGATGGGGGGCGCATTGACGTCGCCGGTGCCGGTTATCTGGCCCCGATCGCCAGCAACCTTATCCCGGAGGGCCGTGAGGCCAACAGGCGTGTGGAAGCAGTGCTGCTCGCCCCGTAG
- the rsmD gene encoding 16S rRNA (guanine(966)-N(2))-methyltransferase RsmD: MRIIAGEFRGRALAAVGKGDAGAHLRPTTDRVRESLFNVLMHTGAIPGARVLDLFAGTGALGLEALSRGAAEVVFVDDGRVSTGLIRKNISICRAGDRCTLIRRDALKLGQNPGAPFDLIFLDPPYGKGLGEKALAAAVSGGWVAEDALVVWEESAPMAAPEGFELHDSRKYGDTHISLMWRQ; the protein is encoded by the coding sequence GTGAGGATCATCGCAGGGGAGTTCCGCGGCCGGGCACTGGCCGCGGTGGGAAAGGGGGATGCGGGCGCGCACCTGCGCCCCACCACCGACCGTGTGCGCGAAAGCCTGTTCAATGTGCTGATGCACACCGGCGCCATCCCCGGCGCCCGGGTTCTGGACCTGTTCGCGGGCACCGGCGCGCTGGGGCTTGAGGCGCTGTCGCGCGGCGCAGCAGAGGTGGTATTCGTCGATGACGGCCGCGTCTCCACCGGTTTGATCCGCAAGAATATAAGCATCTGCCGGGCCGGGGACCGCTGCACCCTGATACGCCGCGATGCGCTGAAGCTGGGACAAAACCCGGGGGCGCCGTTCGATCTGATCTTCCTCGATCCGCCCTACGGCAAGGGCCTGGGGGAGAAGGCCCTTGCCGCTGCCGTATCTGGCGGCTGGGTGGCGGAGGACGCTTTGGTGGTCTGGGAGGAAAGCGCGCCGATGGCCGCCCCGGAAGGATTCGAGCTGCACGACAGCCGCAAATACGGCGATACCCATATTTCGCTGATGTGGCGGCAGTAA
- a CDS encoding 4a-hydroxytetrahydrobiopterin dehydratase, whose amino-acid sequence MTEKLSDATRGPLLEPLFATGWEMVDGRDAITKTFKFSNFADAFGWMTRAAIWAEKWNHHPEWSNVYNRVTVVLTTHDVDGISSQDAKLARKMDGLYGEPQT is encoded by the coding sequence ATGACGGAGAAACTGTCCGACGCCACCCGCGGCCCGCTGCTGGAGCCGCTGTTCGCCACTGGCTGGGAGATGGTGGACGGCCGTGATGCCATCACCAAGACCTTCAAGTTCAGCAATTTCGCCGATGCCTTCGGCTGGATGACCCGCGCAGCGATCTGGGCGGAGAAATGGAACCACCATCCGGAATGGAGCAATGTCTACAACCGGGTGACGGTGGTGCTGACCACGCACGACGTGGACGGCATCAGCTCTCAGGATGCCAAGCTGGCGCGCAAGATGGACGGTCTTTACGGCGAGCCGCAGACCTGA
- a CDS encoding HAD family hydrolase: MPKTFPTPKLVIFDCDGVLVDSEPASNQALIENLARHGLELTMEQSMAYFVGGTMAGVMEKARNLGADLPEDWTREVYAETYARLKQGVPLTPGIPQLLARLDAKDIPVCVASNGSEEKMRITLGQNGLWDRFHPQAMFSAHSLGVAKPEPGLFLAAASHFGVQARDCLVIEDSGSGVTAAVRAGMRCLGHAPHGGGRKLAALGAEVFRDMAEVPALLSI, translated from the coding sequence ATGCCCAAAACATTTCCAACCCCGAAACTGGTGATCTTTGATTGCGACGGCGTGCTGGTCGACAGCGAGCCGGCCTCCAATCAGGCGCTGATCGAAAATTTGGCCCGGCACGGGCTGGAGCTGACCATGGAGCAGTCGATGGCGTATTTTGTTGGCGGCACCATGGCCGGTGTCATGGAAAAGGCCCGCAACCTGGGGGCGGACCTGCCGGAGGACTGGACCCGCGAAGTCTACGCCGAGACCTATGCGCGGTTGAAGCAGGGGGTGCCGCTGACACCGGGCATTCCGCAGCTGCTGGCGCGGCTTGATGCCAAGGACATCCCGGTCTGCGTCGCCTCTAACGGCAGCGAGGAGAAGATGCGCATCACCCTGGGCCAGAACGGCCTGTGGGACCGGTTCCATCCGCAGGCGATGTTTTCGGCCCATTCGCTGGGCGTGGCCAAGCCGGAGCCGGGGCTGTTCCTGGCCGCGGCCAGCCACTTCGGCGTGCAGGCGCGCGACTGCCTTGTGATCGAGGACAGCGGCAGCGGCGTCACCGCCGCGGTGCGTGCGGGGATGCGCTGTCTCGGTCACGCGCCGCACGGAGGCGGCCGGAAGCTTGCGGCGCTGGGAGCGGAGGTGTTCCGCGATATGGCTGAGGTGCCCGCGCTTTTGTCGATCTGA
- a CDS encoding GlxA family transcriptional regulator, translating into MPKVSFILFPEFQMLAYVLASETLRIANKNAGRPLYTWETLSVTQAAVPASSGRLAAPDRSGWDLGDPPDLVLLCAGYDPLRHLPQGLRAYLARAVRAGATLGGIDTGTVVLAQLGYLDGHEAVLHHEAEAGFRERWPGIAVSDRIYCFGRRRLTAVGGTATGDAMLAWVSATGPDELAAATSEDMAHGSIRPPEARQRLQPSADPVLGQMQQMMLDNLQDPLALPDIAKPLGLSLKALRLRCKRGLGMTPQEAYLQIRLQRARELLMSTAMPVTEVALATGFGSLPGFSRLFKARYQRSPRDLRRR; encoded by the coding sequence ATGCCGAAGGTAAGCTTCATCCTGTTTCCTGAATTCCAGATGCTGGCTTATGTGCTGGCCTCGGAAACTCTGCGCATTGCCAACAAGAACGCCGGACGCCCGCTTTACACATGGGAGACCCTCAGCGTCACCCAGGCGGCGGTGCCGGCCTCCAGCGGACGGCTGGCCGCGCCGGACCGCAGCGGCTGGGATCTCGGCGACCCGCCCGACCTGGTGCTGCTTTGCGCCGGCTACGATCCTTTGCGCCACCTGCCGCAGGGGCTGCGCGCCTATCTGGCGCGGGCCGTGCGCGCAGGTGCCACACTGGGCGGCATCGACACCGGCACTGTGGTGCTGGCCCAGCTCGGCTACCTGGACGGACATGAGGCAGTGCTGCATCACGAAGCCGAGGCAGGGTTCCGCGAGCGCTGGCCCGGCATTGCGGTCAGCGACCGGATCTACTGTTTCGGCCGACGCAGGCTGACCGCCGTGGGCGGCACCGCCACGGGGGACGCGATGCTGGCCTGGGTTTCGGCCACCGGCCCGGACGAGCTGGCAGCTGCCACGTCCGAAGACATGGCGCATGGCTCCATCCGGCCGCCGGAGGCACGCCAGCGGCTGCAGCCTTCAGCCGATCCGGTGCTGGGGCAGATGCAGCAGATGATGCTGGATAACCTGCAGGACCCGTTGGCGCTGCCGGACATTGCCAAGCCGCTTGGCCTCAGCCTGAAAGCCCTGCGCCTGCGCTGCAAACGCGGATTGGGGATGACACCGCAGGAGGCTTATCTTCAGATCCGCCTGCAGCGGGCGCGCGAACTGCTCATGAGCACTGCCATGCCAGTCACAGAGGTGGCTCTGGCAACGGGGTTCGGCTCACTGCCCGGTTTCTCCCGCCTGTTCAAGGCCAGATACCAGCGCAGCCCGCGGGACCTGCGCCGCCGCTGA